Proteins encoded by one window of Dreissena polymorpha isolate Duluth1 chromosome 11, UMN_Dpol_1.0, whole genome shotgun sequence:
- the LOC127850611 gene encoding uncharacterized protein LOC127850611 produces the protein MARNRSGKHKHPKRKERKAWKTTPDVASNVTDDKEFSDIISSVLDHVAVSENLIQFRQKVMLYNERALTVQCMAFGSNRRAFTFGSQIEGTTTIGMMSDIDILYRLDSFRLFLDSEHPPLQPHAQQVVLKVSTNCCASQYCMLTMIEPSTQARFFQELGPSRDRFDIANFFLRDWTTTNGMIPHTVMFDTLNYPPPKAQHAKRHGPAESFGIMDHVNACYCKSLPKQCKLIFIKPRPGHWPSEKTLKEAKKFGVFIIPQGPPKNTNICTYDYFDYHWRISTNLTERLLMFSLDKVHLKAYVLTKIIRKELFVPEYRDRLSTFHFKTAFFFAVENTPPDVWIDNNLINCAKNILTTLRRFLTRRNCPHLTIENVNLFDGKFERYEFPKLVDRLTCVINSLRTKIENIQLDGIGQTLNKRSAIKHDRGRCCSNNSALFVFVFNMCDDCGGVFSFPEVPVYFWKVCFENIYTGLQTYYRTQLGKYRKYELQSVMSPMASRGASAYLKQKAECREYNDDGIDKARHMFIQTLYSDNIGNYMRYSSFLFCNEEYDEACKYFELIEDLIQGDKQSNLVYQLCVSPSESLALQIANQSYEKTSKQKRSVFLIFSKEEAMCVPVFLRYEMFRDSFGTCQSCEVELNIYFDDMCVQIEPYLYYLQYLTYRQLHQEPKQCEALVKLSIFTEIVTSTRVISSINNCLLARGFLNTSLKMLGHCFELENKLETAWKTYTTSLRLKPEKNASALHTTRLLWRVVQSLRT, from the coding sequence ATGGCCCGAAACAGGTCAGGCAAACATAAACATCCAAAACGGAAAGAGAGGAAGGCGTGGAAAACAACCCCCGATGTGGCAAGTAATGTTACAGATGATAAAGAATTCTCAGATATAATTTCAAGTGTTCTTGATCATGTTGCCGTCAGtgaaaatttaattcaatttagacAGAAAGTAATGTTATATAATGAACGTGCACTAACAGTACAATGCATGGCATTTGGGAGTAATAGACGAGCTTTTACATTTGGAAGTCAAATCGAGGGCACTACAACAATCGGAATGATGTCTGACATAGACATCCTTTATCGTTTGGATTCGTTTCGTTTGTTTCTTGATTCAGAACATCCACCTCTTCAACCGCATGCTCAACAAGTCGTTCTCAAGGTGAGCACAAACTGTTGCGCGTCGCAGTACTGTATGTTGACTATGATCGAACCATCAACACAAGCAAGATTTTTTCAAGAACTGGGTCCCTCTCGGGATCGTTTTGATATCGCTAATTTTTTTCTAAGGGATTGGACGACAACTAACGGCATGATTCCACATACAGTTATGTTCGATACTCTAAACTATCCTCCACCAAAAGCTCAACACGCAAAAAGACACGGACCTGCAGAAAGTTTTGGGATTATGGACCATGTTAACGCATGTTACTGTAAAAGTCTTCCTAAGCAATGCAAGTTAATTTTTATAAAGCCTCGCCCTGGTCACTGGCCTTCGGAGAAGACGTTAAAAGAAGCAAAGAAATTTGGCGTCTTTATTATACCGCAGGGACCCCCCAAAAATACGAACATATGTACGTACGATTATTTTGATTACCATTGGCGAATTTCCACAAATCTAACAGAGCGGCTATTAATGTTCAGTTTAGACAAAGTACATCTGAAAGCATATGTTCTTACAAAGATAATAAGAAAGGAGTTGTTTGTGCCAGAATATCGAGACAGGCTGAGTACATTCCATTTCAAAACAGCCTTCTTCTTTGCGGTCGAGAACACCCCGCCTGATGTGTGGATTGATAATAATCTGATCAATTGTGCCAAGAACATTCTGACAACTTTGAGGCGCTTCTTAACTCGCCGAAATTGTCCACACTTAACTATAGAGAATGTTAACCTGTTTGATGGGAAATTTGAAAGATACGAGTTTCCGAAATTGGTTGATAGACTTACATGTGTTATTAATTCACTGCGGACAAAGATCGAAAATATACAACTGGACGGCATTGGGCAGACGCTTAATAAGCGCAGTGCAATAAAACATGATCGCGGCAGATGTTGTTCTAATAATTCAGcgctatttgtttttgtattcaaTATGTGTGATGATTGTGGTGGGGTGTTTTCCTTTCCAGAAGTTCCCGTCTATTTCTGGAaagtttgttttgaaaacatataTACAGGCTTACAAACGTATTATCGCACCCAGTTAGGAAAATACAGAAAGTATGAATTGCAAAGCGTCATGTCTCCTATGGCGAGTAGGGGTGCTTCGGCGTATTTAAAACAGAAGGCAGAATGTCGTGAATATAATGACGATGGTATCGATAAAGCAAGACACATGTTTATACAAACTCTATATTCTGATAATATTGGCAACTACATGAGATATTCTTCCTTCCTTTTCTGCAATGAGGAATATGACGAAgcatgtaaatattttgagttgatAGAAGATCTGATACAAGGAGATAAACAATCTAATCTCGTGTACCAGTTATGTGTTTCTCCATCGGAGTCATTAGCTTTGCAGATAGCAAATCAGTCATATGAAAAGACTTCCAAACAAAAGAGGTCAGTCTTTTTGATCTTTAGTAAAGAAGAAGCCATGTGTGTTCCTGTATTCCTGCGGTACGAAATGTTCCGAGACAGTTTCGGCACCTGCCAATCATGTGAGGTTGAGTTAAACATCTATTTTGACGATATGTGTGTGCAGATCGAGCCATATCTCTACTATTTACAGTATCTTACATACAGACAACTTCACCAAGAACCTAAACAGTGCGAAGCTTTAGTGAAGTTATCAATTTTCACTGAAATCGTTACATCCACAAGAGTTATCTCATCTATTAACAATTGCCTTTTAGCACGCGGCTTCTTAAATACATCTTTGAAAATGCTAGGACACTGCTTTGAACTGGAGAACAAGTTGGAAACTGCGTGGAAGACTTACACAACTTCTTTACGTTTGAAACCTGAAAAAAATGCGTCCGCCCTGCATACAACTCGACTTCTGTGGCGAGTCGTTCAAAGTCTGCGGACTTAG